From Candida dubliniensis CD36 chromosome 7, complete sequence, the proteins below share one genomic window:
- a CDS encoding histone H1, putative (Similar to S. cerevisiae HHO1;~spliced gene), which translates to MATAATAKSTKAASASTASKVTYKDMIKSAILTLKERNGSSRQALKKYVQSNNDIKAANFDSLFNTALRKGVETGDFLQPKGPSGPVKLAKKEKPASSATSAKVTKKTTTKKAAAPKKAATKKAAAAPKKVTKPAKKATKAKAEASTKETKAAPKKKAAAAPKKKAAAPKKVTKKSTK; encoded by the exons ATGGCTACTGCTGCAACTGCTAAATCAACTAAAGCTGCTTCTGCTTCAACAGCTTCTAAAGTTACTTACAAAG ATATGATCAAATCTGCTATCCTTACCTTAAAGGAAAGAAATGGTTCTTC TCGTCAAGCTCTTAAAAAATACGTTCAATCAAACAATGATATTAAAGCTGCCAACTTTGATTCTTTGTTTAACACTGCTTTGAGAAAAGGTGTTGAAACTGGTGATTTCTTACAACCAAAAGGTCCATCTGGTCCAGTTAAATTGGCCAAGAAGGAAAAACCAGCTTCATCTGCTACTTCTGCAAAAGTCACTAAGAAAACTACAACTAAAAAAGCTGCTGCTCCAAAGAAAGCTGCTACCAAAAAGGCTGCTGCCGCTCCAAAGAAAGTCACTAAACCAGCAAAGAAAGCCACTAAAGCTAAAGCTGAAGCTTCTACCAAAGAAACCAAGGCTGCCCCCAAAAAGAAGGCTGCTGCTGctccaaagaaaaaggcCGCTGCTCCTAAAAAAGTAACCAAGAAATCAactaaataa
- a CDS encoding glucose-induced degradation protein, putative (Similar to S. cerevisiae GID7;~In S. cerevisiae: involved in proteasome-dependent catabolite inactivation of fructose-1,6-bisphosphatase): MTLDELKLQLIVKSLHELGCDQLATELISQLKKNNSLNEQPGDELHNWILEQLRIRNYTELDNYFRSLINDKNGLNQVAKTINYQGDNMGSILSILLYLIRRANYLDVIKSSDGLTENEKLNYVTKELLPLLDCVGIDDSKMEDIGSVIDVRILQLLSKEKESKLLLDNTCTIDEYFFELPMDTIYSLNQFIFHKLFNGTIFNLLTTDSLANTPDLATIIQQAAKYQQSQSPFYLPPRTKQERKKASLPLPSKRFHDNFNGNTTTLLHTLTYHKDEVWFVKFSPSGKFLVTGSLDGRLVLYDVLNNFQLIKILEPTMAADNSAFSPISTRPTSSKNNKAVIYCCWDPKEQYIVSCCLDTVIRVWSVGDIHKRRITRSETNTITDYKLITCFTLAPDIKTWTCEFLPENRKLSSDLSRQSDSPQFIVGSPDKVLKIFDCNGIELFDFYGNIEDEDERENEQSSQNQAADTSLKPSLQQQSSSLASSTTSQTHDESTTATEEANKRDDISMKDTDESSSPKVRTYKTSLESNFNRINDLVITNNGKILITLNDHQLHFYTIPDTLGEEATTRRICNIHFKGRLTSCSISHNGKYLLISSAPEELQVWDLSPLLANESNRPILYRKYLGHTQSSYIVRSTLGYLNEDNDQEELVLTGSDHGYIYFWKFTTGQLITRIKGHVGLCNGVDWNRNGMVIKGKDYGKIWASVGDDKLVKIWGSK; the protein is encoded by the coding sequence ATGACacttgatgaattgaagttacaattaattgttaaatCTCTACATGAATTAGGTTGTGACCAACTAGCAACTGAATTAATATCTCAACtcaaaaagaataattcATTGAATGAACAACCTGGAGATGAATTGCACAATTGGATTTTAGAACAACTACGAATAAGAAATTATACTGAATTGGATAATTACTTTCGTAgtttaataaatgataaGAATGGGTTAAATCAAGTCGCCAAAACTATCAACTATCAAGGAGATAATATGggttcaattttatcaatattgttATATTTAATTAGAAGAGCAAATTATCTTGATGTAATTAAACTGCTGGATGGTTTAACTGAAAAtgagaaattgaattatgtCACCAAGGAATTGTTACCATTATTAGATTGTGTTGGCATCGACGATAGCAAGATGGAAGATATTGGTAGTGTTATAGATGTACGAATCTTGCAACTATTATCTAAAGAAAAGGAATCGAAATTGTTATTAGACAATACTTGTACGATTGACGAGTATTTTTTCGAATTACCAATGGATACTATTTATtcattgaatcaatttatatttcataaattgtttaatggTACCATTTTCAATCTTCTAACTACAGATTCATTAGCCAACACCCCTGACCTAGCAACCATAATTCAACAGGCGGccaaatatcaacaatctCAATCACCATTTTATTTGCCACCAAGAACGAAACAAGAACGGAAAAAAGCTTCCTTACCACTTCCTCTGAAACGATTTCatgataattttaatgGTAATACTACCACTTTATTGCATACTCTTACTTATCATAAAGATGAAGTTTGGTTTGTTAAGTTCTCCCCTTCAGGAAAATTTTTGGTAACTGGTTCATTAGATGGAAGATTGGTGTTGTATGATGTATTGAATAATTTCCAGTTGATTAAAATTTTGGAACCAACTATGGCGGCAGACAATTCTGCGTTTAGTCCAATATCAACTAGACCAACTCTGAGCAAGAATAATAAGGCAGTTATCTATTGCTGTTGGGATCCTAAGGAACAGTATATTGTCAGCTGTTGTTTAGATACGGTGATTCGTGTTTGGTCAGTTGGGGATATTCataaaagaagaatcacTAGAAGTGAAACCAATACTATAACTGATTACAAATTAATCACTTGCTTTACTTTGGCCCCTGATATTAAAACTTGGACTTGTGAATTTTTGCcagaaaatagaaaattaTCCAGCGATTTAAGTAGACAGTCAGATTCTCCTCAATTTATTGTGGGATCGCCTGACaaagttttaaaaatatttgattgtaatggtattgaattatttgatttttatgGCAATatagaagatgaagatgaacgTGAAAATGAACAAAGTTCCCAGAACCAAGCTGCTGACACTTCATTGAAGCCGAGcttgcaacaacaactgctGCTGCTTGCATCCTCAACAACTTCACAAACACATGATGAGAGTACCACTGCTACTGAAGAAGCAAATAAACGTGATGACATTTCAATGAAAGATACAGATGAATCGTCATCGCCCAAAGTCCGAACATATAAAACCAGTCTCGAAAGCAATTTCAATCGAATCAATGATTTAGTAATCACCAATAATGGAAAGATTTTAATAACTTTGAATGATCATCAATTACATTTTTATACCATTCCTGATACTTTAGGTGAAGAAGCGACTACCCGTCGTATCTGTAATATTCATTTCAAAGGACGTCTTACATCTTGTTCAATATCTCATAATGggaaatatttattaataagtTCAGCTCCAGAAGAATTGCAAGTATGGGACTTATCACCATTACTAGCTAATGAAAGTAATCGACCAATCTTGTATCGTAAATATCTTGGCCATACTCAAAGTTCTTATATTGTTCGATCAACATTAGGATATTTGAATGAAGACAATgatcaagaagaattggTGTTAACAGGAAGTGATCATggatatatttatttttggaaGTTTACTACTGGCCAATTGATTACGAGAATTAAAGGCCATGTGGGGTTATGCAATGGAGTGGATTGGAATAGAAATGGAATGGTTATTAAAGGAAAAGATTATGGGAAAATTTGGGCTAGTGTTGGCGATGATAAATTAGTGAAAATTTGGGGttccaaataa
- a CDS encoding FMN flavoprotein, putative → MIHQHFQPPWVAPFDESVKAELSVTKNDPPFTSFQLATIDSETGYPQNRTMVYRGWLFDNKESSVITFTTDKRMSKYKELLHNDKCEAVFYFSRIKKQFRLRGRARIIDEQNPPLDLINVLNQEEETEHQISTDITQELNRQWSNLSKSLKKSFKKPTPKSIMSDENAKLISSIHRGVDGKNIDYGLKNFALVGLFIDYVDYYDLEKDKRYIYQLDENHQWFEQEVCP, encoded by the coding sequence ATGATTCACCAACATTTCCAACCGCCGTGGGTAGCTCCATTTGATGAAAGTGTTAAAGCAGAACTATCTGTTACCAAAAATGATCCCCCATTCACCAGTTTCCAGCTCGCCACTATCGACTCCGAGACGGGATATCCCCAAAACCGAACTATGGTGTATCGTGGATGGTTATTTGACAATAAGGAATCAAGTGTTATAACGTTCACTACAGATAAGCGAATGAGTaaatataaagaattattacatAATGACAAATGTGAAGCTGTGTTTTATTTCAGTCGGATAAAAAAGCAATTTCGACTTCGTGGTAGAGCAAGGataattgatgaacaaAATCCTCCtcttgatttgattaatgtTCTTAATCAAGAAGAGGAAACAGAGCATCAGATATCTACTGATATCACTCAAGAATTGAATCGGCAATGGTCAAATCTATCGAAGTCACTCAAGAAATCTTTTAAGAAACCAACTCCAAAACTGATAATGAGTGATGAAAATGCAAAATTAATAAGCTCAATTCATCGTGGAGTTGATGGGAAAAATATCGATTAtggattgaaaaattttgcTTTGGTGGggttatttattgattatgtTGATTATTACGATTTAGAAAAAGATAAGAGGTATATTTACCAATTAGATGAAAATCATCAATGGTTTGAACAAGAAGTTTGTCCCTAA
- a CDS encoding protein disulfide-isomerase precursor, putative (Similar to S. cerevisiae PDI1) has product MKFWTYSTKVLATLLAVVSLTQASGPTDGDAVADPNSAVVKLTSENFASFIEENLLILAEFFAPWCGYCKMLGPEYSKAADSLNESHPKIKLAQIDCTEDEALCLEHGIRGYPTLKIIRDGDSKSAEDYQGPREAAGIADYMIKQSLPAVQFPETFEELDTLIDAQTKPFVLQINPTEDGNSTFNKVANQKRKDYVFINVEDKQVIKDLNKKFKNVDITGKKPSYLVVQPKQFDEVAKFDGKKIDVESLTEFIGVEAVPYFGEINQDTYMTYMTSPLPIAYYFYNNAEQREAIADDLTKLGKKYRGKLNIVGLDASLFGRHAEVINMDPEVVPLFAIHHISDNKKFGVNQTEYPEGPSFKVIEKFVADYFADKLTPIIKSEPLPTEEEKSANPVVKLVAHNYKDILDQTDKDVFVKYYAPWCGHCKKLAPTWEELAEIFGSNKDDAKVIVADIDHTNNDVDVPYNIEGYPTLLMFPANGKIDKKTGIREPIVFEGQRELDTLIEFIKEKGALNVDGVELKAKLDEEKATKEEEEVEEEEDVSAASSAPAEEKENVEHDEL; this is encoded by the coding sequence atgaaattttgGACTTATTCAACTAAAGTGTTAGCTACTTTATTAGCTGTTGTTTCTCTTACTCAAGCCAGTGGTCCAACCGATGGTGACGCCGTTGCTGATCCAAACAGTGCTGTCGTTAAATTAACTTCAGAAAACTTTGCCTCCTTCATCGAAGAAAATCTATTGATTTTGGCCGAGTTCTTTGCCCCATGGTGTGGTTATTGTAAAATGTTAGGACCAGAGTATTCCAAAGCTGCTGATTCCTTAAATGAATCCCAcccaaaaatcaaattggcCCAAATCGACTGTACTGAAGATGAAGCCTTGTGTTTGGAACACGGAATTAGAGGTTACCCAACTTTGAAGATCATTAGAGATGGTGACAGCAAATCTGCTGAAGATTATCAAGGTCCAAGAGAAGCTGCAGGTATTGCCGATTACATGATCAAACAATCTTTACCAGCTGTTCAATTCCCTGAAacttttgaagaattagacACTTTGATTGATGCTCAAACTAAACCATTTGTTTTACAAATCAATCCTACTGAAGATGGTAACTCAACTTTCAATAAGGTTGCTAAtcaaaagagaaaagatTATGTCTTTATTAATGTTGAAGATAAACAAGTCATCAAAGATTTGAATAAGAAATTTAAGAATGTTGATATCACAGGTAAGAAACCAAGCTATTTGGTAGTTcaaccaaaacaatttgatgaaGTTGCCAAATTTGATGGTAAgaaaattgatgttgaatCCTTGACTGAATTCATTGGTGTTGAAGCAGTTCCATATTTTGGTGAAATTAATCAAGATACTTATATGACTTACATGACTTCTCCATTACCAATTGCTTACTACTTTTATAACAACGCTGAACAAAGAGAGGCTATTGCTGATGATCTTACCAAATTGGGTAAGAAATACAGAGGTAAGCTCAATATTGTTGGTTTAGATGCAAGCTTGTTTGGTAGACATGCTGAAGTTATTAACATGGATCCAGAAGTTGTCCCATTGTTTGCCATTCACCATATTTCTGATAATAAGAAATTTGGAGTTAATCAAACCGAATATCCTGAAGGTCCATCATTTAaagttattgaaaaatttgttgcTGATTATTTCGCTGATAAATTGACcccaattattaaatcagAACCATTACCTACAgaggaagaaaaatcaGCCAACCCAGTGGTTAAGTTAGTAGCCCATAACTATAAAGATATTTTGGATCAAACTGATAAAGATGTTTTCGTCAAATACTATGCTCCTTGGTGTGGTCACTGTAAGAAATTGGCACCAACTTGGGAAGAATTGGCAGAAATCTTTGGTTCTAATAAAGATGATGCTAAAGTTATTGTTGCTGATATTGACCatactaataatgatgttgatgttccATATAACATTGAAGGTTACCCAACTTTATTGATGTTCCCAGCCAATGGTAAGATCGATAAAAAAACCGGAATCAGAGAaccaattgtttttgaagGACAAAGAGAATTGGATACTTTGATTGAATtcatcaaagaaaaaggtgCATTGAATGTTGATGGCGTTGAATTGAAGGCTAAATtggatgaagaaaaagctaccaaggaagaagaagaagtggaagaagaggaagacGTATCTGCTGCTTCCTCTGCTCCAGCtgaagaaaaggaaaatgTTGAACACGATGAATTGTAG
- a CDS encoding DNA-binding protein TRF1 homologue, putative (Not present in C. albicans;~Possibly of plasmid origin - see Fasta hits;~Similar to K. lactis TRF1 from cytoplasmic plasmid pGKL2;~unlikely to be functional gene - no apparent translational start codon): TKSTINKKLKLLQKCIYDNLIDKIKELDIEKDTIERIESVLNKPKRKPPFTPLEKQCGKLTKKGERCRIAVCYKKTCWVHLTPKEIEEYRELNKSILILI; the protein is encoded by the coding sequence actaaATCAactataaacaaaaaactcAAGTTACTTCAAAAGTGTATATACGacaatttaattgataaaattaagGAATTAGATATAGAGAAAGACACTATCGAAAGGATAGAAAGTGTGCTAAATAAACCCAAAAGAAAACCACCTTTTACTCCCTTGGAGAAGCAGTGTGGAAAATTGACAAAGAAAGGAGAAAGGTGCAGAATAGCCGTGTGTTATAAGAAAACGTGTTGGGTGCATTTAACCccaaaagaaatagaagaaTATAGGGAGTTAAATAAAAgcatattgattttgatttga
- a CDS encoding fungal zinc cluster transcription factor, putative has product MGQKRRRSSKVCDFCKRRKVKCDLGNPCSMCVKYKKFPCVYSEHNTEVPKPKKKKLSSIKSEVTNTNDTNGSVGSNGSSISFASAATSIPSSMTYANPYVFEPNISKNNDSTGVNVNNNEICPTLFQTSTTVGGGSAIVHNELSFLKEKLKSLEDTLLSKKDTAQTNNNVVSSSSCSPNDSVHSQKPYYIPSLTNTPIESTSLLGINPVASDTETINFYRGYNGTTDKEPLQKRNHGPLSWVALTKADNAMSTLWAHIHIVKEQIRTRMLAISDNAPQVDKDFIEKAIYDEGQDNLRPFRDTVEKDPKKPPTPASITHLKTNSQSQKSLNQKALCLGLSFYRGGLDQELELVEKIRLVLPKQEIIWLLFKRFFTHLYPAMPILDEVVLKEELQKLIGPEDYSASQVSVKIEKKLDFAYLGILLLVLRLSYISLFSYDLSINENYFTTEDPSPKAQQVKFLLNNPINLDVVNIAQECFNQFNIMRNCNMTLMQLALLTRIYHQVSPEDGDGIDGGDSQIFTGMLVQMAYSLGLHRDPDIVPDSSKDQKLNNLGRKIWYMVLVQDFGNAMGSGSMLCVNVDSFDTKIPFYVPGNENVIDVEVEKVASSCFPNLESTYNPLCELLNMILRVKGEVKMIDLSKKMELMENHFKDRYRNLKSQSEDSKNSMPATLKKKIFFSANLFMVSIYMHIFNYYETKQNVELSFFYLKKMFVTTIFQTMPYFTEYVTNTNDVFNSGSDIIAIPGYESVAHKSLIVIAAVYLRLMYRIRMLKIRYDHNTRMNSDANEDEEYKLYFNKLVKCSDLLIECREIFRCGLAKLSNRYYYAWRVTKAQNFIGSMITEKFFESYKPKSVHNGYSTEMVTELIYILESSLKRVRESKRLRKLHQKSMENKSHNKKVLQKSYSHSSYQHTSQQQQQQQQQQQQQQQQQQQQTQTQIQIQAQAQFQSHSWNDTGANTQYSYNDQSSFGDTNLSNDQTSMASNTSSDVDINDYKTNDEIDSIWLQMMNLKNQDAIGTPGNTQFGGSGNWTTSFQFDQSNMAASQVSNTPGVNVANASLGQGSELTSGGNDMGNVNYTNNASGAGTNGLFNPIPNLPNTLIDVNNLFENVPLDELFKDFS; this is encoded by the coding sequence ATGGGTCAAAAAAGACGCAGATCCTCAAAAGTTTGTGATTTTTGCAAGCGTAGAAAAGTCAAATGTGATCTTGGTAATCCATGTTCTATGTGtgttaaatataaaaagtTCCCCTGTGTTTATTCGGAACATAATACAGAGGTACCCAAacccaaaaagaaaaagctaAGTTCAATTAAATCGGAGGTTACTAATACGAATGATACAAACGGTAGTGTGGGTAGTAATGGCAGTTCAATTAGTTTTGCATCAGCCGCAACATCAATCCCCAGTAGCATGACATATGCAAACCCTTACGTATTTGAACCAAACATTTCCAAAAATAACGACAGCACTGGTGTCAAcgtaaataataatgaaatttgtCCCACGTTATTCCAGACTTCCACAACTGTTGGTGGAGGTTCTGCTATTGTGCATAACGAATTATCATTCTTAAAGGAGAAACTCAAGTCATTGGAGGATACACTACTACTGAAAAAAGATACGGCACAGACTAACAATAATGTTGTCAGCAGTTCAAGTTGTAGCCCAAACGATTCAGTACATAGTCAGAAACCGTATTATATTCCTTCGCTTACAAACACTCCTATTGAGCTGACTTCATTATTGGGTATAAATCCTGTGGCTTCTGATACCgaaacaatcaatttttatcGAGGTTATAATGGAACGACGGATAAAGAGCCTCTTCAGAAACGAAATCATGGACCATTGAGTTGGGTAGCTTTAACAAAAGCAGATAATGCCATGAGTACTCTTTGGGCTCATATTCATATTGTAAAAGAACAGATCCGCACAAGGATGTTAGCTATTTCCGATAATGCCCCTCAAGTGGATAAAGACTTTATTGAAAAGGCTATATATGACGAAGGGCAAGACAATTTGCGACCATTTAGAGATACTGTGGAAAAGGATCCCAAAAAGCCTCCAACCCCTGCCAGTATAACCCATTTGAAGACCAATTCACAATCACAGAAGTCATTGAATCAAAAGGCGTTGTGCCTCGGCTTACTGTTTTATCGAGGAGGATTAGATCAGGAATTGGAGcttgttgaaaaaatcagaTTGGTATTACCAAAGCAGGAAATCATTTGGTTATTATTTAAGAGATTTTTTACCCATTTGTACCCTGCGATGCCTATTCTTGATGAAGTTGTgttgaaagaagaattgcAAAAGTTGATTGGTCCTGAAGATTATTCTGCATCTCAAGTGAGTGTTAAAATTGAGAAAAAGTTGGATTTTGCTTATTTGGGGATTTTACTACTTGTTCTTCGCTTAAGTTATATTTCGTTATTCTCGTATGATTTGTCTATTAATGAGAATTATTTCACTACTGAAGATCCATCGCCTAAAGCCCAACAAGtcaaatttttattgaataaCCCAATTAATCTTGATGTCGTTAATATTGCCCAAGAATGCTTCAACCAATTTAACATTATGAGGAACTGCAACATGACATTGATGCAATTAGCATTACTTACAAGAATTTATCACCAGGTTTCTCCAGAAGATGGTGACGGTATTGATGGGGGTGATTCCCAAATTTTCACTGGTATGTTGGTGCAAATGGCTTATTCTTTAGGATTGCACAGAGACCCAGATATTGTTCCTGATTCCTCTAAAgatcaaaaattgaacaatttggGAAGGAAAATTTGGTACATGGTTCTTGTTCAAGATTTTGGCAATGCGATGGGTAGTGGCAGCATGCTTTGTGTTAATGTTGATTCCTTTGATACTAAAATACCTTTCTATGTTCCTGGTAACGAAAACGTGATTGATGTTGAAGTTGAGAAAGTGGCTAGTAGTTGTTTCCCGAATCTTGAAAGCACATATAACCCTTTATGTGAACTTTTGAATATGATTCTTCGAGTTAAAGGCGAGGTTAAGATGATTGATTTGAGTAAGAAAATGGAATTGATGGAAAATCATTTTAAGGATAGATATAGAAACTTGAAGTCCCAATCAGAAGATTCTAAAAACTCAATGCCTGCAacattaaagaaaaagatatttttttccGCTAACCTCTTTATGGTGTCCATATATATgcatattttcaattattatgaaACCAAGCAAAATGTTGAATTGTcgtttttttatttgaaaaagatgtTTGTCACTACCATTTTTCAAACCATGCCATACTTTACCGAGTATGTGACCAATACAAATGATGTGTTCAACTCAGGTTCTGATATTATTGCCATTCCAGGATACGAGTCAGTGGCTCATAAGTCATTAATTGTTATTGCAGCCGTTTATCTTCGTCTCATGTACCGTATTAGAATGTTGAAAATTCGATATGATCATAACACTCGGATGAACTCTGATGCGAACGAAGATGAGGAGTATAAGTTATATTTTAATAAGCTAGTCAAATGTAGtgatttgttgattgaATGCCGTGAAATATTTAGATGTGGCTTAGCGAAATTGTCCAATCGTTATTATTATGCCTGGAGAGTGACGAAAGCGCAAAACTTTATTGGTTCAATGATAACAGAGAAGTTTTTTGAGAGTTATAAGCCGAAATCTGTGCACAATGGATATTCAACAGAAATGGTTACTgaattgatatatatattagaAAGTTCATTGAAAAGAGTGAGAGAACTGAAAAGATTAAGGAAATTGCATCAAAAACTGATGGAAAATAAGTCTCATAATAAGAAAGTGCTCCAAAAGCTGTATAGTCATCTGCTGTACCAGCATACAtcgcaacaacaacaacaacaacaacaacaacaacaacagcagcagcagcagcagcagcaacaaacTCAAactcaaattcaaattcaagcTCAAGCTCAATTCCAAAGTCATTCATGGAATGACACTGGAGCTAACACTCAGTATTCATACAACGATCAAAGTCTGTTTGGCGATACAAACCTTTCAAATGACCAAACTTCAATGGCATCAAATACCAGTTCTGATGTTGACATCAATGATTACAAAACCAATGATGAGATTGATAGTATTTGGTTgcaaatgatgaatttaaaGAATCAAGATGCTATTGGGACACCAGGAAATACCCAGtttggtggtagtggtaatTGGACAACAAGTTTCCAATTTGATCAATCAAATATGGCGGCTTCTCAAGTATCAAATACTCCTGGTGTGAATGTTGCAAATGCGTCACTTGGACAAGGATCTGAGTTAACTAGTGGAGGTAATGACATGGGTAATGTTAATTACACTAATAATGCCAGTGGAGCTGGTACAAATGGTTTATTCAATCCTATACCCAATCTTCCAAATACGTTGATTGATGtgaataatttatttgagAATGTTCCACTCgatgaattatttaaagaTTTCTCGTAA
- a CDS encoding CTA2 subfamily 1 protein 5 orthologue, putative (Similar to C. albicans CTA2;~apparent member of the TLO gene family which, in C. albicans, consists of at least 15 genes in a predominantly telomere-proximal location; only two members of this family are found in C. dubliniensis), with protein sequence MSANLQTRLENSLNDILKASGYIFEIINHNKKQSNLITGPNNELIQQSIIQQLSDHIQGFNDILDQTVSKFNDAKWCVAVMIENKQKLEEETERQKREAEARRLKEEMEAKKKAEEEAAAKAAAEARAKEEEARAAARAKEEEARAAAMAKMEEVAAKAKAAMEQEKKEKEALRKKQEEEEEAQRKKLEQQKRENQAPKFDNFDEFIGFDINDMPNGDETIDEDMLSNINYEDLGLDDPMQGSSSTLQAQSMSDTPIGKTSDKVANMDLDMNNLLENDESILDGLNMTLLDGGLDGDNSNNDNQVNEEFDVDSFLNQFGN encoded by the coding sequence ATGTCAGCTAACTTACAAACAAGACTAGAGAACTCACTCAACGATATATTAAAGGCCTCAGGGTACATCTTCGAAATAATCAACCATAACAAAAAGCAAAGCAATTTGATAACTGGCCCCAACAATGAACTAATCCAACAATCGATCATACAACAACTAAGCGACCACATTCAAGGGTTTAATGATATCTTAGACCAAACAGTTTCCAAATTTAATGATGCAAAGTGGTGTGTCGCCGTTATGATTGAGAACAAACAAAAGCTCGAAGAGGAAACGGAAAGGCAAAAACGGGAGGCAGAAGCTAGGCGgttgaaagaagaaatggaAGCGAAAAAGAAGGccgaagaagaagcagcAGCAAAAGCAGCAGCAGAGGCACGAgctaaagaagaagaagcaagAGCAGCTGCGCGTGCCAAAGAAGAGGAAGCAAGAGCAGCTGCAATGGCAAAAATGGAAGAAGTAGCAGCAAAAGCAAAAGCGGCAATggaacaagaaaagaaagagaaggAAGCATTGAGAAAGAagcaagaagaagaagaagaagcacAGAGGAAAAAGCtagaacaacaaaaaagagagaaCCAGGCCCCAAAGTTTGAcaattttgatgaattcATTGGATTCGACATAAACGATATGCCCAATGGTGACGAGACCATCGATGAAGATATGTTGTCAAATATCAACTACGAGGATCTCGGCTTGGATGACCCCATGCAGGGATCTTCTAGCACCTTGCAAGCACAATCCATGAGCGACACCCCAATCGGAAAGACAAGCGATAAGGTCGCCAATATGGACTTAGACATGAACAATTTATTGGAGAACGATGAACTGATATTGGACGGCTTGAATATGACCTTGCTTGATGGAGGCTTGGATGGGGACAATAGCAACAACGACAATCAAGTCAATGAAGAGTTTGATGTAGATAGCTTCTTGAACCAATTTGGTAATTGA